The following proteins come from a genomic window of Candidatus Leptovillus gracilis:
- a CDS encoding ABC transporter ATP-binding protein, with the protein MNAHSPQPDRPQAIRCEHLSRTYGTIQALKPLDLTVAAGAIFGFLGRNGAGKTTTIRLLTGLARPSNGRAWVNGIEATRADSAARAQFGYLPQDPAFYTWMTPLEYLDYVGRLFHMDAAARRQRSAEMLALVGLEDAAKRHIAGFSGGMVQRLGIAQALLHAPPVLFLDEPTSALDPAGRYEVLELISALRGQVTVFLSSHILADVERVCDTIGIIHQGELLLVQEREALLAQYATNVISLELDRACLAQAANLPAQLQAQPWALGVTQEDNHLRVTVDDVAVAKEALLPLLAGQGVVLNRYEWIRPSLEDVFLQLSK; encoded by the coding sequence GTGAACGCTCACAGCCCTCAGCCCGACCGCCCGCAGGCCATCCGCTGCGAACATCTCAGCCGGACCTACGGCACAATACAGGCGCTCAAACCATTGGACCTGACAGTAGCGGCCGGGGCGATTTTTGGCTTCCTGGGGCGGAATGGGGCCGGCAAGACCACCACCATCCGCCTGCTGACAGGGCTGGCGCGTCCCAGCAATGGGCGCGCCTGGGTCAACGGTATCGAAGCTACTCGCGCCGACAGCGCCGCCCGCGCCCAATTTGGCTACCTGCCCCAAGACCCGGCTTTTTACACCTGGATGACTCCCCTGGAGTATCTGGACTACGTGGGGCGTTTGTTTCATATGGACGCCGCCGCCCGCCGGCAGCGCAGCGCCGAGATGTTGGCGCTGGTAGGTCTGGAAGATGCGGCCAAACGGCACATTGCTGGCTTTTCTGGTGGTATGGTGCAGCGGTTGGGCATCGCCCAGGCGCTGCTGCACGCGCCGCCGGTGCTGTTTCTGGACGAGCCAACCAGCGCCCTGGACCCGGCCGGCCGCTATGAGGTGTTGGAACTCATCAGCGCGCTGCGGGGGCAGGTAACTGTTTTTCTCTCCAGCCATATTCTGGCCGACGTGGAGCGGGTTTGTGACACGATTGGCATCATCCACCAGGGGGAACTGCTGCTGGTGCAAGAGCGGGAGGCGCTGCTGGCGCAGTACGCCACCAACGTTATCTCGCTGGAACTAGACCGCGCCTGTCTGGCGCAAGCCGCCAATTTGCCGGCGCAGCTGCAGGCGCAGCCCTGGGCGCTGGGGGTGACGCAAGAGGATAACCACCTGCGCGTGACGGTGGATGACGTTGCCGTCGCTAAAGAAGCTTTGCTGCCGCTGTTGGCGGGGCAAGGCGTGGTGCTAAACCGGTATGAATGGATACGGCCGTCGCTGGAAGATGTGTTCTTACAACTCAGCAAGTAA
- a CDS encoding FAD-dependent monooxygenase — translation MSEIQHVDVLIVGSGPSGTSTALHLVKEQPEWAGRIVVVDKAIHPREKLCGGGITHMGRNVLSRLGLTLEPRHFDVREARLVYQDKSYSFHANPVFTIVRRDEFDHWLVKLCEKRGITVRQGEAVKQITPHEDYVEVVTEKATFWAKTLVGADGSRSYVRRALKWDDESRVARLVEVLTPENAHQDPLFQNQVAVFDFSAMSGQGLQGYYWDFPSYVGGRPFMNRGLFDSRARPERPKADLKTTLRDALAERQRELADYQLKGHPIRWWDRNGRFAQPRVLLVGDAAGADPLMGEGISFALGYGQVAAQAIQDAFARQEFSYATYRQRLLADPLFKQLDRRTRLAHIAYKARHPLVIRLGWQVARLVIRFTPWGNPDYKPVDPPEQFWGDIVKGLS, via the coding sequence ATGTCAGAGATACAGCACGTTGACGTTTTGATCGTGGGGTCGGGGCCATCGGGAACATCCACCGCGCTGCATCTGGTGAAGGAGCAGCCGGAGTGGGCCGGCCGGATTGTTGTGGTAGACAAGGCCATTCATCCCCGCGAAAAATTGTGCGGCGGCGGTATTACCCATATGGGACGCAACGTGCTTTCGCGCCTGGGGCTGACGCTGGAGCCGCGCCACTTCGACGTGCGCGAAGCGCGGTTGGTGTACCAGGATAAGAGCTATTCCTTCCACGCCAATCCTGTTTTTACCATTGTGCGCCGCGATGAATTTGACCATTGGTTGGTGAAGCTGTGCGAAAAACGGGGCATTACGGTGCGGCAGGGCGAGGCTGTCAAACAGATCACGCCGCATGAGGATTATGTGGAAGTGGTGACTGAAAAAGCAACCTTTTGGGCCAAAACATTGGTTGGGGCTGATGGTTCGCGCAGTTATGTGCGCCGCGCCCTGAAATGGGATGATGAATCACGGGTGGCGCGGCTGGTGGAGGTGTTGACGCCGGAAAATGCCCATCAAGATCCTTTGTTTCAGAATCAGGTGGCGGTTTTTGATTTTTCGGCCATGTCGGGCCAGGGGTTGCAGGGGTACTATTGGGATTTTCCGAGCTATGTGGGGGGACGGCCGTTTATGAATCGCGGTTTGTTCGACAGCCGGGCGCGCCCAGAACGGCCGAAAGCGGACCTGAAGACCACGCTGCGCGACGCGCTGGCCGAGCGGCAGCGGGAGTTGGCTGATTACCAGCTAAAAGGGCATCCGATTCGTTGGTGGGATAGGAACGGCCGTTTTGCCCAACCCCGCGTCTTGTTAGTCGGCGACGCCGCCGGGGCCGACCCGCTGATGGGTGAAGGTATTTCCTTTGCCCTCGGCTACGGTCAGGTGGCTGCCCAAGCCATTCAGGACGCCTTTGCCCGCCAGGAGTTCAGCTACGCCACTTATCGCCAGCGATTGTTGGCCGATCCGTTATTTAAACAATTGGATCGCCGCACCCGTCTGGCGCATATTGCCTACAAGGCGCGTCATCCGTTGGTCATTCGCCTGGGCTGGCAGGTGGCTCGCCTGGTGATTCGCTTCACCCCCTGGGGCAACCCGGACTACAAGCCGGTAGACCCGCCCGAACAATTTTGGGGCGATATTGTCAAAGGTCTGTCCTGA
- a CDS encoding glycosyltransferase family 39 protein, whose product MIRRLTSCQTILSAILLLYVGLAISYAQATPVLESSDEYKHYPFVQYVQTAAQLPVLDPENPGLWLQEAAQPPLYYLLMAAITAPIATDDLPDLHRKNEHAFIGNPNQVSNKNLILHDPVREAFPWQGSVLAIHLIRLASIALGVGTLLTTAVLLRRLFSPTITLLGVALTAFNPMFLFISAAVNNDSLAALLGHVGLLLLLIVWQTAPAVRSGWWRYGLLGLVIGLGALTKLSLAGLLVLTAVALFWLARRQRDWTLFWLGGPLVLGSSLLAAGWWLLRNWRIYGDLTGLNAFIAVQGTRDTPLTLAGWLDEFGTFYRSFWGLFGGVNVAAPNGFYFLLNVLALVALAGLIRWLWPAENRRQFVANGGWLLAAWIGVLFLLLLRWNIISTAFQGRLLFPALGAINGLLALGLLAWFKPRAGQRLALAVGGGLFLAAALLPWWVIRPAYALPEVVTAVPASAAIDPIRFTAPDGELRLVGVEMAAGQSATPGGGPIVAVLYWQAAEPVAADYVSSVHLLGRDFASVGQIDRYPASGTIATSRWQAGDIYRDVYHVYVGHTAVAPSQLRLAVSLYDTDAAQPLPASSLNGQPINPVLVGGTARLTAATSMPEPATRLNVPFADGVTLVGYTWGAETAVAGQPIALTLFWQADGAPTQNYTVFVHLLDANRQWLVGADAPPLNNFYPTHLWQAGDWLDDTHHLLLPADLPAGQYAVLIGLYEPQSGARLLRLDGAGDFVEIELTVGE is encoded by the coding sequence ATGATTCGCCGCCTTACTTCATGCCAAACCATTCTATCGGCCATCCTCCTGCTGTATGTTGGCCTGGCCATCAGCTACGCCCAGGCCACGCCCGTGCTGGAGTCTTCCGACGAGTACAAGCATTATCCTTTTGTGCAATACGTGCAAACAGCGGCACAACTGCCCGTCCTCGACCCGGAAAACCCCGGCCTCTGGCTGCAAGAAGCGGCGCAGCCGCCGCTCTATTACCTGCTGATGGCCGCCATCACCGCGCCCATCGCCACCGACGATCTGCCCGATCTGCACCGCAAAAACGAACACGCTTTCATCGGCAATCCCAACCAGGTGAGCAACAAAAACCTGATCCTTCACGATCCGGTGCGCGAAGCGTTTCCCTGGCAGGGCAGCGTGCTGGCAATTCATCTGATTCGCCTGGCTTCCATTGCATTGGGTGTGGGCACATTGCTGACAACGGCCGTTCTCCTCCGCCGCCTCTTCTCCCCCACCATCACCCTGCTTGGCGTGGCTCTGACGGCCTTCAACCCGATGTTTCTTTTCATCAGCGCCGCCGTCAACAACGACTCCCTGGCCGCTCTGCTGGGCCATGTAGGGCTGCTTTTGCTGCTGATTGTATGGCAAACAGCCCCGGCGGTCCGTTCTGGCTGGTGGCGCTATGGGCTGCTGGGGTTGGTTATTGGGCTGGGCGCATTGACCAAGTTGAGTCTGGCGGGGTTGTTGGTGTTAACGGCCGTTGCCCTGTTCTGGCTCGCCCGGCGGCAGCGCGATTGGACCCTCTTCTGGTTGGGTGGGCCATTGGTGTTGGGCAGTTCGCTGTTGGCGGCCGGTTGGTGGCTGCTGCGCAACTGGCGCATCTACGGCGATCTGACCGGTCTAAACGCCTTCATCGCCGTGCAAGGCACACGCGACACGCCCCTGACGCTGGCCGGTTGGTTGGATGAATTTGGCACCTTTTACCGCAGCTTTTGGGGGCTGTTCGGCGGCGTCAACGTGGCCGCGCCCAATGGGTTCTATTTTCTCCTCAACGTCCTGGCCCTGGTCGCCCTGGCCGGACTCATTCGTTGGTTGTGGCCGGCCGAAAACCGCCGCCAATTTGTGGCGAATGGCGGCTGGCTGCTGGCTGCCTGGATCGGCGTGTTGTTTCTGCTGCTGCTGCGTTGGAATATCATTTCCACCGCTTTTCAGGGGCGGCTTCTGTTTCCGGCGTTGGGGGCGATCAACGGGCTGCTGGCGCTGGGGCTGCTGGCCTGGTTTAAACCGCGTGCGGGGCAGCGACTGGCGCTGGCCGTCGGCGGTGGGCTGTTCTTGGCGGCGGCGCTGCTCCCCTGGTGGGTCATTCGCCCGGCCTACGCGCTGCCAGAGGTGGTAACGGCCGTACCCGCCAGCGCCGCCATTGATCCCATCCGCTTCACCGCGCCGGATGGGGAACTGCGGTTGGTAGGTGTAGAGATGGCCGCGGGACAGTCGGCCACGCCGGGTGGTGGTCCCATCGTTGCCGTGCTCTATTGGCAAGCAGCCGAGCCGGTCGCCGCCGATTATGTCAGCAGCGTTCATCTGTTAGGGCGTGATTTTGCCTCGGTAGGGCAGATAGACCGCTACCCCGCTTCTGGGACCATCGCCACAAGCCGCTGGCAGGCTGGCGACATCTATCGGGACGTGTATCATGTGTATGTGGGGCATACGGCCGTTGCCCCCAGCCAACTCCGTCTCGCCGTCAGCCTATACGACACAGACGCCGCCCAACCGCTGCCGGCAAGCAGTCTGAACGGTCAGCCGATCAACCCGGTATTGGTGGGTGGAACAGCGCGGCTGACGGCTGCCACGTCCATGCCAGAACCGGCGACGCGGCTGAACGTGCCTTTTGCCGACGGAGTGACCCTGGTGGGGTATACGTGGGGCGCGGAGACGGCCGTAGCCGGGCAGCCCATCGCCCTGACTTTGTTCTGGCAGGCTGATGGCGCGCCCACCCAAAATTACACCGTCTTCGTCCATCTGTTAGACGCCAATCGGCAGTGGCTGGTCGGGGCCGACGCGCCACCGCTGAATAATTTTTACCCCACCCATTTATGGCAGGCAGGCGATTGGCTGGACGATACGCACCATCTGCTGCTGCCGGCCGATCTGCCGGCTGGCCAATATGCTGTCTTAATCGGTTTGTACGAGCCGCAGAGTGGGGCGCGGCTGCTCCGGCTGGATGGCGCGGGTGATTTTGTGGAGATTGAACTGACGGTTGGCGAATAA
- a CDS encoding PLDc_N domain-containing protein, which yields MDQLREFIPLLIPLIVVQLILMTAALLDLAKRPSTRGPKWLWVLIIIFVNTIGPIIYFVLGREEA from the coding sequence ATGGACCAATTACGTGAATTTATCCCTTTGCTCATTCCGTTGATTGTGGTGCAGCTTATTTTGATGACGGCGGCGCTGCTTGACCTGGCGAAACGGCCGTCTACTCGCGGTCCGAAATGGCTCTGGGTGCTGATCATCATCTTTGTCAACACCATTGGCCCCATCATTTACTTTGTGTTGGGGCGCGAGGAGGCGTGA
- a CDS encoding YhfC family intramembrane metalloprotease, whose product MTIFLYTIVIALIILLPLVTAVWFRRRFVAPWWLFLVGAATFVGSQIVHLPLNNWLTDLGVIGPALPGDANFLRTAVILGLSAGLCETAARVVSFALLFRWRAAERREDGLMVGLGHGGIEAMGLVAVLMAASLSSLWALRGTDLNTLNLTAEQLTYLTGQLQGLEQVSWAPLAALLERAIAMFMHVVLALLVWQAFRRRKALYALAALLYHALFDFTAVYLGQTLDQVGWLYLVLLVMLLPGGVWLWRMWPVDGERPSTQPVAIELRLFGAALRKEMLQQWRTRRILVVGAVFVIFGLGSPLLAKFTPQMLTMIEGAEQFADLIPVPTQADAMIQYIKNITQFGFIIAILLGMGAVAGEKERGQAALILSKPLPRWAFLLSKFTAQALMYAAAFLLAALGAYYYTLILFEPFQFWPFVVGNGLLLLWLLTFTAVTLFASTLSRSSGAAAGVALLGAVFLLLMGSIPQLAPFAPAALVGWAGQLGLVTAVPPQGGAVVANTLLIILLLMGSIAAFETQEL is encoded by the coding sequence ATGACCATCTTTCTTTACACAATTGTTATTGCTTTAATTATCTTGCTGCCATTGGTGACGGCCGTCTGGTTCCGGCGGCGTTTTGTGGCCCCCTGGTGGCTGTTCCTGGTCGGCGCGGCCACCTTTGTCGGCTCGCAGATTGTTCATCTGCCGCTCAACAACTGGCTCACCGATTTGGGCGTCATTGGTCCGGCGCTGCCGGGAGACGCTAATTTTCTGCGCACGGCCGTTATTCTGGGGCTGTCGGCCGGGCTGTGCGAGACGGCCGCTCGCGTTGTCAGCTTCGCCCTGCTCTTTCGCTGGCGCGCCGCCGAACGGCGCGAAGATGGCCTGATGGTCGGGCTGGGGCATGGCGGCATTGAGGCCATGGGGTTGGTTGCCGTGCTGATGGCCGCGAGCCTTTCCAGTCTGTGGGCCTTGCGCGGCACAGATTTGAACACGCTTAACCTGACGGCCGAGCAGCTTACTTATCTCACCGGCCAACTGCAAGGGTTGGAGCAGGTATCCTGGGCGCCGTTGGCCGCACTGTTGGAACGGGCGATAGCCATGTTCATGCACGTGGTATTGGCGCTGTTGGTGTGGCAGGCGTTTCGCCGGCGCAAGGCGCTGTATGCCCTGGCGGCGCTGTTGTACCATGCGCTGTTTGATTTTACGGCCGTTTACCTGGGCCAAACCCTCGATCAGGTAGGTTGGTTGTATCTTGTCTTGCTGGTGATGCTGCTGCCGGGTGGCGTGTGGTTGTGGCGCATGTGGCCGGTGGATGGCGAACGGCCGTCTACCCAGCCGGTTGCCATCGAGCTGCGGCTGTTTGGCGCGGCGCTGCGCAAAGAGATGTTGCAGCAGTGGCGTACGCGGCGCATCCTGGTAGTGGGGGCCGTTTTTGTCATCTTTGGCCTCGGTTCACCTTTGCTGGCAAAGTTCACGCCGCAAATGCTGACCATGATCGAGGGCGCGGAGCAGTTTGCCGACCTTATTCCGGTACCGACGCAGGCGGACGCCATGATCCAATACATCAAAAACATCACCCAGTTCGGCTTTATCATCGCCATTCTGCTGGGTATGGGCGCGGTAGCCGGAGAAAAGGAGCGCGGCCAGGCGGCGTTGATTCTGAGCAAGCCGCTGCCGCGTTGGGCCTTTTTGCTCAGCAAGTTCACCGCCCAGGCGCTGATGTATGCCGCCGCTTTTTTGTTGGCGGCGCTGGGGGCTTACTATTACACCCTCATCCTCTTTGAACCTTTTCAGTTTTGGCCTTTTGTGGTGGGCAACGGGCTGCTGCTGCTGTGGCTGTTGACGTTTACGGCCGTTACCCTTTTTGCCAGCACCCTCAGCCGCAGCAGCGGTGCGGCGGCCGGCGTGGCCTTGCTGGGCGCGGTATTTCTATTGTTGATGGGCAGCATCCCACAGCTTGCCCCCTTTGCGCCGGCGGCGCTGGTCGGCTGGGCCGGGCAGTTGGGGTTGGTAACGGCCGTTCCGCCCCAGGGAGGCGCGGTTGTCGCCAACACCCTGCTTATCATCCTGCTCCTGATGGGCAGCATTGCTGCCTTTGAAACCCAAGAGCTTTAG
- a CDS encoding glutamate synthase subunit beta: protein MAKATGFLEFARETPADRPVLQRLRDWQPIHLHLADGRLQNQAARCMDCGTPFCHTGKVINGMASGCPINNLIPEWNDLVYQGLWQEAYDRLTKTNNFPEFTGLVCPAPCEAACTLGINDPPVTIKSIEYAIIEKAFDEGWVQPNIPARRTGKKVAVIGSGPAGLACADQLNCVGHAVTVFERADRIGGLLMYGIPNMKLDKTLVQRRIELMAASGINFRANSHIGVDVPAAQLRDEFDAIVICTGATRPRDLPAAGRDLRGIHFAMDFLHGNTAAVLGTVENGQWSMVNGQLPIDAADKDVIVIGGGDTGTDCVATSLRHGCKSLVQFEIMPQPPTQRAPDNPWPQWPKVYKQDYGQEEATAVFGKDPRQYAIMTKQFIGDAQGNLQAVETVEIEWVMDGNGRSQLRELPGTNKTWPAQLVLLAMGFLGPENPVLAQLGVAQDTRSNAQAAYGHFMTNAPGVFAAGDARRGQSLVVWAINEGRGAARAVDQWLMGETDLP from the coding sequence ATGGCAAAAGCGACTGGATTTTTGGAATTTGCACGTGAAACCCCGGCCGACCGGCCGGTTTTGCAGCGTTTGCGCGACTGGCAGCCGATTCACCTGCATTTGGCGGACGGCCGTTTACAAAATCAGGCGGCGCGCTGTATGGACTGCGGCACGCCCTTCTGCCACACCGGCAAAGTCATCAATGGCATGGCCTCCGGCTGCCCCATCAACAACCTCATCCCCGAATGGAACGATCTGGTGTATCAGGGCTTGTGGCAAGAAGCCTATGATCGGCTGACCAAAACCAACAATTTCCCAGAATTTACCGGGCTGGTCTGCCCCGCGCCGTGTGAAGCGGCCTGCACGTTAGGCATCAACGACCCGCCGGTCACGATTAAAAGCATCGAATACGCCATCATCGAAAAGGCGTTTGACGAAGGTTGGGTGCAGCCCAACATCCCGGCCAGACGCACCGGCAAAAAAGTGGCCGTCATTGGCTCCGGCCCGGCCGGGCTGGCCTGCGCCGACCAGCTCAACTGCGTCGGTCATGCGGTGACGGTGTTCGAGCGCGCCGACCGCATCGGCGGGCTGCTGATGTACGGCATCCCCAACATGAAGCTCGACAAAACGTTGGTGCAGCGGCGCATTGAGTTGATGGCCGCGTCGGGCATCAACTTTCGCGCCAACAGCCACATCGGCGTGGATGTGCCCGCCGCGCAATTGCGCGACGAGTTTGACGCTATTGTGATTTGCACCGGCGCGACAAGGCCGCGCGATTTGCCCGCCGCCGGGCGCGATTTACGCGGTATCCATTTCGCCATGGACTTTTTGCATGGCAATACGGCGGCGGTGTTAGGAACAGTGGAAAATGGTCAATGGTCAATGGTCAATGGTCAATTGCCAATTGATGCCGCCGACAAAGATGTGATTGTGATTGGCGGTGGGGACACGGGCACGGACTGTGTGGCGACTTCGCTGCGGCACGGCTGTAAGAGCCTGGTGCAGTTCGAGATCATGCCGCAGCCGCCGACGCAGCGCGCCCCGGACAATCCCTGGCCGCAGTGGCCGAAAGTTTACAAGCAAGATTATGGGCAGGAAGAGGCCACGGCCGTTTTCGGCAAAGACCCACGCCAATATGCCATCATGACCAAGCAGTTCATCGGCGACGCGCAGGGGAACTTGCAAGCGGTGGAGACGGTGGAGATTGAGTGGGTGATGGATGGCAACGGCCGTTCGCAGCTCCGCGAACTCCCTGGCACAAACAAAACCTGGCCGGCCCAGTTGGTCCTGCTGGCGATGGGTTTCCTCGGCCCGGAAAACCCGGTGCTGGCGCAGTTGGGCGTGGCGCAGGATACGCGCTCCAACGCCCAGGCCGCTTATGGCCACTTCATGACCAACGCGCCGGGCGTGTTCGCTGCCGGTGATGCCCGACGTGGGCAAAGCCTGGTCGTTTGGGCGATCAACGAGGGGCGCGGCGCAGCGCGGGCTGTGGACCAATGGTTGATGGGGGAAACAGATTTGCCGTAA
- a CDS encoding N-acetylmuramoyl-L-alanine amidase — protein MKSTSLLALAFMALCAVVGLPQSAETSPPAFIETLSLSGDDWAAGQGFAYALADEGIVMDGVGLTAVYTTAPIESPFPFNAVVPGWQADLPDGAALEIAIRTAVDANAWSDWYDIHSHNDWTLPGDAITTGDMVAVPAANGTHRWVQVRVMLTREAADAQPRLSLLRLTFIDSTAGPTIAEMQAQQAELDAERQGTAVATNFPRPAAISRAVWCIYDTCDDLADLVYQPVTHLIVHHTVTDNGYANAADVVRAIYLFHRDTQDWGDIGYNYLIDRSGVIFEGHMNEDFLNLDVVGIHAGEANSGSLGVALIGTFTTPDEYQVSDTPPAAMRSALADLFAWKADQRGIAIYDASRPVNMAWGLPHVMSHRDVYGGANTLCPGGNAHAYLPWLRTAVSQRIGQVSPYTFVSETSAAFTRSNNTWYEPPGGCGWQGHAYYTWSVSNPAQSTHWGQWRLTIPQAGAYEIQVYAPYCYTQNSETNGARYQITHDGVTETVVVSHEANVGLWMSLGTFALPAGPNTTVRLTDLTTTDSGVGVWFDDVRFRPVDTATISGLSPANGVWANQTTVNFSWEFDLPTLVYATQVEVATDAAFANVVAAQSWPTAVTQFSHTFAQDYPALFWRVTATNQSGSPSVSPVASFGLDSTPPESVVTAVYTTTVDTGYLLLWQGQDNLAGVAAYTIQYQAEGDVGWTDWLTSVAHTSAHFSPPNPGQVYYFRSQAVDWAGNLEAPHATADISTDQAIALPHVIMLPIIQRN, from the coding sequence ATGAAATCTACTAGTTTGCTGGCGCTGGCCTTCATGGCTTTGTGCGCTGTGGTGGGCCTGCCCCAATCGGCCGAAACCTCACCTCCAGCTTTCATTGAAACCCTCAGCCTCAGCGGTGACGATTGGGCTGCCGGCCAGGGTTTTGCTTATGCTCTAGCCGATGAAGGCATTGTGATGGATGGGGTGGGCTTAACGGCCGTCTACACCACCGCTCCCATCGAATCCCCTTTTCCCTTTAACGCGGTTGTGCCCGGTTGGCAGGCAGACCTACCGGATGGCGCGGCGCTGGAAATAGCCATACGCACGGCCGTTGACGCGAACGCCTGGAGCGACTGGTACGACATACACAGCCACAATGATTGGACCCTGCCCGGCGACGCCATCACTACCGGGGATATGGTTGCCGTGCCGGCCGCCAATGGGACCCACCGCTGGGTGCAGGTGCGGGTGATGCTTACCCGCGAGGCGGCTGACGCCCAGCCGCGTCTATCCCTGCTCCGGTTGACCTTCATAGACAGCACGGCCGGCCCGACCATCGCCGAGATGCAGGCACAGCAGGCGGAATTAGACGCCGAACGTCAGGGAACGGCCGTCGCCACCAACTTCCCCCGTCCCGCAGCCATCAGCCGCGCCGTCTGGTGCATTTACGATACCTGTGATGACCTGGCCGACCTGGTCTATCAACCGGTCACCCATCTGATTGTCCACCACACCGTCACCGACAACGGCTATGCCAACGCCGCCGACGTGGTGCGCGCCATCTACCTGTTCCACCGCGACACGCAGGACTGGGGCGACATTGGTTACAACTATCTCATTGATCGCAGCGGCGTGATTTTTGAAGGCCACATGAACGAAGATTTTCTTAATCTGGACGTGGTGGGCATCCACGCCGGGGAAGCCAACAGCGGCAGCCTGGGGGTGGCGCTCATCGGCACATTCACCACGCCGGATGAGTACCAGGTGTCGGATACACCTCCGGCGGCCATGCGCAGCGCCCTGGCAGACCTGTTCGCCTGGAAAGCCGACCAGCGCGGCATCGCCATCTACGACGCCAGCCGTCCGGTGAACATGGCCTGGGGGCTGCCGCACGTGATGAGCCACCGCGACGTGTACGGCGGAGCCAATACACTCTGCCCTGGCGGCAACGCCCATGCTTATTTGCCCTGGCTGCGCACGGCCGTATCCCAGCGCATCGGTCAGGTCTCGCCTTACACCTTCGTCAGCGAGACCAGCGCTGCGTTTACGCGCAGCAACAACACCTGGTATGAGCCGCCGGGCGGTTGTGGCTGGCAGGGCCACGCCTATTACACCTGGTCGGTCAGCAATCCGGCGCAAAGCACCCACTGGGGCCAATGGCGGCTGACCATCCCCCAGGCTGGCGCTTACGAAATTCAGGTGTATGCACCGTACTGCTACACCCAAAATTCGGAAACCAACGGGGCGCGCTACCAGATTACTCATGACGGCGTTACGGAAACGGTTGTGGTGAGCCATGAAGCTAACGTGGGGTTGTGGATGTCGCTGGGCACGTTTGCCCTGCCCGCCGGGCCAAACACCACCGTGCGCCTGACCGACCTGACGACCACCGACAGCGGCGTGGGCGTCTGGTTCGACGATGTACGCTTCCGCCCGGTAGATACGGCGACGATCAGCGGCCTATCACCGGCCAACGGCGTATGGGCCAATCAGACGACAGTCAATTTCTCCTGGGAATTTGACCTGCCGACGCTGGTCTATGCCACACAGGTGGAAGTGGCGACGGACGCGGCATTTGCCAATGTGGTGGCGGCGCAAAGCTGGCCGACGGCCGTTACCCAATTCAGCCACACCTTTGCCCAGGATTACCCGGCGTTGTTCTGGCGCGTAACGGCCACCAACCAGAGTGGGTCGCCTTCGGTCTCGCCGGTGGCTTCGTTTGGCCTGGACAGCACGCCGCCAGAATCGGTGGTAACGGCCGTGTACACCACAACCGTTGACACAGGCTACCTGCTCTTGTGGCAAGGGCAAGACAATCTGGCCGGCGTAGCCGCTTATACCATCCAATATCAGGCAGAGGGTGATGTGGGTTGGACGGATTGGTTGACGTCCGTTGCCCACACCAGCGCGCATTTCAGCCCGCCCAACCCCGGCCAGGTTTACTATTTCCGCAGCCAGGCCGTAGATTGGGCCGGCAATCTGGAAGCGCCCCACGCCACAGCCGACATCAGCACCGATCAGGCAATTGCCCTGCCCCATGTTATAATGCTGCCGATTATTCAACGGAATTAA
- a CDS encoding helix-turn-helix domain-containing protein, which produces MDFPKADLIIHPVRLRILQTLADEPLTTREIAAHLPEVPESSLYRHLKLLLDGELIVVADAQLVNGIQEKWYRLAQPPRLGPDDVSGMTTDDHLRYFTNYILATLRDFAHYLQQAADADGHVDMLADRTGYTETYLFASQAELDAFQGKLQEAFLLLAENGPAPGRHKHKFVFITHPL; this is translated from the coding sequence ATGGATTTTCCTAAAGCCGATCTGATCATCCACCCGGTGCGCCTGCGCATTTTGCAGACGTTGGCCGACGAGCCGTTGACAACGCGAGAAATTGCCGCCCACCTGCCCGAGGTGCCGGAATCCTCCCTATACCGCCATCTGAAGCTGCTGCTGGACGGGGAGTTGATTGTCGTTGCCGACGCGCAGCTTGTAAACGGCATTCAGGAAAAGTGGTACAGGCTGGCGCAGCCGCCACGCCTGGGACCAGACGATGTATCCGGCATGACAACCGATGACCATCTGCGCTACTTTACGAACTACATTCTGGCAACACTGCGGGACTTTGCCCACTACTTGCAGCAGGCGGCTGACGCCGACGGGCATGTAGATATGTTGGCCGACCGCACCGGTTATACCGAGACCTACCTCTTTGCCAGCCAGGCGGAGCTAGACGCTTTTCAGGGCAAGTTGCAGGAGGCGTTTCTGTTGTTGGCCGAGAATGGCCCGGCGCCCGGCCGCCACAAACACAAATTTGTATTCATTACCCATCCGCTGTGA